In a genomic window of Clavelina lepadiformis chromosome 7, kaClaLepa1.1, whole genome shotgun sequence:
- the LOC143465093 gene encoding uncharacterized protein LOC143465093 isoform X3, whose translation MWLGFKVSSLSLQQTRRSRKVAPQQFQAASESTISKHGPTDPLQSNQRNVVNPSAGSELVEAGDAGKTYQPSILDEVVGCVEDMILSVVTAERFEASYLEERKSSSGDVKNDMESINAAVNECVEHLIETVSKNCDLNAKVEDKSFVPCKIIATSDVTSSFTFLAELTNSQLTSLEDSSASETAELDVTDQFPECGETRSADEIVSSPASLDAMSDHQLVSCTNVSSTPGCVVAGAGHVDLVPRNVLNKPTLPDMKKKRNKANLGSFVENLLSCCFPWRNRNSRNHSKCS comes from the exons ATGTGGCTCGGATTTAAAGTATCTTCGTTAAGTCTCCAGCAGACCCGAAGAAGTCGGAAAGTGGCACCGCAACAATTTCAAGCTGCCAGTG AATCAACGATCTCAAAGCATGGTCCTACTGATCCTTTACAAAGCAACCAGAGGAACGTTGTAAACCCTTCAGCTGGTTCGGAACTAGTGGAAGCTGGAGATGCAG GCAAAACGTACCAACCCAGCATACTGGACGAAGTTGTAG GATGTGTAGAGGACATGATTTTGTCGGTCGTTACGGCAGAAAGATTCGAAGCCTCTTATCTCGAAG AGCGTAAATCAAGCTCTGGTGATGTAAAAAATGACATGGAATCCATCAATGCCGCAGTTAATG AATGCGTTGAGCACTTGATAGAAACCGTTTCAAAAAATTGTGATCTCAACGCCAAAGTTGAAG ACAAGTCTTTTGTACCGTGCAAGATAATTGCAACAAGTGACGTCACATCAAGCTTTACATTCCTGGCTGAATTAACAA ATTCTCAGCTTACGTCATTAGAAGATAGTTCTGCGAGTGAGACGGCAGAGTTGGATGTAACGG ATCAATTTCCAGAATGTGGCGAGACACGTTCTGCGGATGAGATTGTTTCGAGTCCCGCATCCCTGGATGCGATGAGTG ACCACCAGCTGGTATCCTGCACAAATGTTTCTTCTACGCCGGGATGCGTTGTTGCTg GCGCGGGACACGTTGACCTAGTCCCAAGAAATGTTCTCAATAAACCTACACTCCCTGATATGAAAA aAAAGCGAAACAAAGCCAATCTAGGCAGTTTCGTAGAAAATTTACTCTCATGCTGCTTTCCTTGGCGAAACCGTAATTCCCGAAATCATTCGAAGTGTTCCTGA
- the LOC143465093 gene encoding uncharacterized protein LOC143465093 isoform X1, producing MWLGFKVSSLSLQQTRRSRKVAPQQFQAASESTISKHGPTDPLQSNQRNVVNPSAGSELVEAGDAGKTYQPSILDEVVGCVEDMILSVVTAERFEASYLEERKSSSGDVKNDMESINAAVNECVEHLIETVSKNCDLNAKVEDKSFVPCKIIATSDVTSSFTFLAELTNSQLTSLEDSSASETAELDVTDQFPECGETRSADEIVSSPASLDAMSDHQLVSCTNVSSTPGCVVAVLCAEGSGAGHVDLVPRNVLNKPTLPDMKKKRNKANLGSFVENLLSCCFPWRNRNSRNHSKCS from the exons ATGTGGCTCGGATTTAAAGTATCTTCGTTAAGTCTCCAGCAGACCCGAAGAAGTCGGAAAGTGGCACCGCAACAATTTCAAGCTGCCAGTG AATCAACGATCTCAAAGCATGGTCCTACTGATCCTTTACAAAGCAACCAGAGGAACGTTGTAAACCCTTCAGCTGGTTCGGAACTAGTGGAAGCTGGAGATGCAG GCAAAACGTACCAACCCAGCATACTGGACGAAGTTGTAG GATGTGTAGAGGACATGATTTTGTCGGTCGTTACGGCAGAAAGATTCGAAGCCTCTTATCTCGAAG AGCGTAAATCAAGCTCTGGTGATGTAAAAAATGACATGGAATCCATCAATGCCGCAGTTAATG AATGCGTTGAGCACTTGATAGAAACCGTTTCAAAAAATTGTGATCTCAACGCCAAAGTTGAAG ACAAGTCTTTTGTACCGTGCAAGATAATTGCAACAAGTGACGTCACATCAAGCTTTACATTCCTGGCTGAATTAACAA ATTCTCAGCTTACGTCATTAGAAGATAGTTCTGCGAGTGAGACGGCAGAGTTGGATGTAACGG ATCAATTTCCAGAATGTGGCGAGACACGTTCTGCGGATGAGATTGTTTCGAGTCCCGCATCCCTGGATGCGATGAGTG ACCACCAGCTGGTATCCTGCACAAATGTTTCTTCTACGCCGGGATGCGTTGTTGCTg TTTTATGCGCAGAGGGTTCAGGCGCGGGACACGTTGACCTAGTCCCAAGAAATGTTCTCAATAAACCTACACTCCCTGATATGAAAA aAAAGCGAAACAAAGCCAATCTAGGCAGTTTCGTAGAAAATTTACTCTCATGCTGCTTTCCTTGGCGAAACCGTAATTCCCGAAATCATTCGAAGTGTTCCTGA
- the LOC143465094 gene encoding uncharacterized protein LOC143465094 isoform X2 — protein MWLRFKVSSLSLQQTRRSRKVAPQQFQAASESTISKHGPTDPLQSNQRNVVNPSAGSELVEAGDAGKTYQPSILDEVVGCVEDMILSVVTAERFEASYLKERKSSSGDVKSDMESINAAVNECVEHLIETVSKNCDLNAKVEDKSFVPCKIIATSDVTSNITCLAELTNSQLTSLEDNSTSETAELDVTDQFPECGEIRSADEIVSSPASLDAMSDHQLVFCTNVSSTPGCVVAGGSGAGHVDLVPRNVLNKPTLPDMKKKRNKANLGSFVENLLSCCFPWRNRNSRNRSKCS, from the exons ATGTGGCTCAGATTTAAAGTATCTTCGTTAAGTCTCCAGCAGACCCGAAGAAGTCGGAAGGTGGCACCGCAACAATTTCAAGCTGCCAGTG AATCAACGATCTCAAAGCATGGTCCTACTGATCCCTTACAAAGCAACCAGAGGAACGTTGTAAACCCTTCAGCTGGTTCGGAACTAGTGGAAGCTGGAGATGCAG GCAAAACGTACCAACCCAGCATACTGGACGAAGTTGTAG GATGTGTAGAGGACATGATTTTGTCGGTCGTTACGGCAGAAAGATTTGAAGCCTCTTATCTCAAAG AGCGTAAATCAAGCTCTGGTGATGTAAAAAGTGACATGGAATCCATCAATGCCGCAGTTAATG AATGCGTTGAGCACTTGATAGAAACCGTTTCAAAAAATTGTGATCTCAACGCCAAAGTTGAAG ACAAGTCTTTTGTACCGTGCAAGATAATTGCAACAAGTGACGTCACATCAAACATTACATGCCTGGCTGAATTAACAA ATTCTCAGCTTACGTCATTAGAAGATAATTCTACGAGTGAGACGGCAGAGTTGGATGTAACGG ATCAATTTCCAGAATGTGGCGAGATACGTTCTGCGGATGAGATTGTTTCGAGTCCCGCATCCCTGGATGCGATGAGTG ACCACCAACTGGTATTCTGCACAAATGTTTCTTCTACGCCGGGATGCGTTGTTGCTg GGGGTTCAGGCGCGGGACACGTTGACCTAGTCCCAAGAAATGTTCTCAATAAACCTACACTCCCTGATATGAAAA aAAAGCGAAACAAAGCCAATCTAGGCAGTTTCGTAGAAAATTTACTCTCATGCTGCTTTCCTTGGCGAAACCGTAATTCCCGAAATCGTTCAAAGTGTTCCTGA
- the LOC143465093 gene encoding uncharacterized protein LOC143465093 isoform X2, with protein sequence MWLGFKVSSLSLQQTRRSRKVAPQQFQAASESTISKHGPTDPLQSNQRNVVNPSAGSELVEAGDAGKTYQPSILDEVVGCVEDMILSVVTAERFEASYLEERKSSSGDVKNDMESINAAVNECVEHLIETVSKNCDLNAKVEDKSFVPCKIIATSDVTSSFTFLAELTNSQLTSLEDSSASETAELDVTDQFPECGETRSADEIVSSPASLDAMSDHQLVSCTNVSSTPGCVVAEGSGAGHVDLVPRNVLNKPTLPDMKKKRNKANLGSFVENLLSCCFPWRNRNSRNHSKCS encoded by the exons ATGTGGCTCGGATTTAAAGTATCTTCGTTAAGTCTCCAGCAGACCCGAAGAAGTCGGAAAGTGGCACCGCAACAATTTCAAGCTGCCAGTG AATCAACGATCTCAAAGCATGGTCCTACTGATCCTTTACAAAGCAACCAGAGGAACGTTGTAAACCCTTCAGCTGGTTCGGAACTAGTGGAAGCTGGAGATGCAG GCAAAACGTACCAACCCAGCATACTGGACGAAGTTGTAG GATGTGTAGAGGACATGATTTTGTCGGTCGTTACGGCAGAAAGATTCGAAGCCTCTTATCTCGAAG AGCGTAAATCAAGCTCTGGTGATGTAAAAAATGACATGGAATCCATCAATGCCGCAGTTAATG AATGCGTTGAGCACTTGATAGAAACCGTTTCAAAAAATTGTGATCTCAACGCCAAAGTTGAAG ACAAGTCTTTTGTACCGTGCAAGATAATTGCAACAAGTGACGTCACATCAAGCTTTACATTCCTGGCTGAATTAACAA ATTCTCAGCTTACGTCATTAGAAGATAGTTCTGCGAGTGAGACGGCAGAGTTGGATGTAACGG ATCAATTTCCAGAATGTGGCGAGACACGTTCTGCGGATGAGATTGTTTCGAGTCCCGCATCCCTGGATGCGATGAGTG ACCACCAGCTGGTATCCTGCACAAATGTTTCTTCTACGCCGGGATGCGTTGTTGCTg AGGGTTCAGGCGCGGGACACGTTGACCTAGTCCCAAGAAATGTTCTCAATAAACCTACACTCCCTGATATGAAAA aAAAGCGAAACAAAGCCAATCTAGGCAGTTTCGTAGAAAATTTACTCTCATGCTGCTTTCCTTGGCGAAACCGTAATTCCCGAAATCATTCGAAGTGTTCCTGA
- the LOC143465094 gene encoding uncharacterized protein LOC143465094 isoform X1, with amino-acid sequence MWLRFKVSSLSLQQTRRSRKVAPQQFQAASESTISKHGPTDPLQSNQRNVVNPSAGSELVEAGDAGKTYQPSILDEVVGCVEDMILSVVTAERFEASYLKAERKSSSGDVKSDMESINAAVNECVEHLIETVSKNCDLNAKVEDKSFVPCKIIATSDVTSNITCLAELTNSQLTSLEDNSTSETAELDVTDQFPECGEIRSADEIVSSPASLDAMSDHQLVFCTNVSSTPGCVVAGGSGAGHVDLVPRNVLNKPTLPDMKKKRNKANLGSFVENLLSCCFPWRNRNSRNRSKCS; translated from the exons ATGTGGCTCAGATTTAAAGTATCTTCGTTAAGTCTCCAGCAGACCCGAAGAAGTCGGAAGGTGGCACCGCAACAATTTCAAGCTGCCAGTG AATCAACGATCTCAAAGCATGGTCCTACTGATCCCTTACAAAGCAACCAGAGGAACGTTGTAAACCCTTCAGCTGGTTCGGAACTAGTGGAAGCTGGAGATGCAG GCAAAACGTACCAACCCAGCATACTGGACGAAGTTGTAG GATGTGTAGAGGACATGATTTTGTCGGTCGTTACGGCAGAAAGATTTGAAGCCTCTTATCTCAAAG CAGAGCGTAAATCAAGCTCTGGTGATGTAAAAAGTGACATGGAATCCATCAATGCCGCAGTTAATG AATGCGTTGAGCACTTGATAGAAACCGTTTCAAAAAATTGTGATCTCAACGCCAAAGTTGAAG ACAAGTCTTTTGTACCGTGCAAGATAATTGCAACAAGTGACGTCACATCAAACATTACATGCCTGGCTGAATTAACAA ATTCTCAGCTTACGTCATTAGAAGATAATTCTACGAGTGAGACGGCAGAGTTGGATGTAACGG ATCAATTTCCAGAATGTGGCGAGATACGTTCTGCGGATGAGATTGTTTCGAGTCCCGCATCCCTGGATGCGATGAGTG ACCACCAACTGGTATTCTGCACAAATGTTTCTTCTACGCCGGGATGCGTTGTTGCTg GGGGTTCAGGCGCGGGACACGTTGACCTAGTCCCAAGAAATGTTCTCAATAAACCTACACTCCCTGATATGAAAA aAAAGCGAAACAAAGCCAATCTAGGCAGTTTCGTAGAAAATTTACTCTCATGCTGCTTTCCTTGGCGAAACCGTAATTCCCGAAATCGTTCAAAGTGTTCCTGA